Below is a window of Fimbriimonadaceae bacterium DNA.
GGCTTATCCGAAACAGTGACCCTTAGTTGCCATTTTTGACTGTACGATCACTCCAGAACTGCCGTTATGGAGGGTACCAACCCTCAGATTGACCCTCCATATCAGCAGATATGGAGAGATTAGAGGCGGTCTTCCAGACTCTCAGTCTGGTGGACTGACGGGGTTTCATGTAGCAGCACCAAGGGACGAAAGCCGCAAAGCGGATTTCAGATGCCAACGCCTGCACATATCAAGTCCCGACCGTGTACGAGAACGCCCGAAGTCGGCGTATGATTGAGATATATGAGCGACACTGTGTCCCGGGCCTACGAGATCCTCGCGCGCATACGCGAAGCTGCGCCTCCGGACCCCAAACTCCAAAACTACATCGCCGCGCTTGAGCAGCAACTGGCGAAGGACGACGCCGGACGAGAAGAGCTTGAAAAGCTGGTCGCCGAATATGAAGAGGCGTACCAAAAGCTCACCGCGCCCGCCAATCGGACCGGCGTTTTCCTGAACTGGCTGGATGACAACCACGAGCAAGCGATGATCGCGCTGGGCGATACCGACTACGTGGTGCTCGTGGACCCCAAGGTTGACAGTGAGCGCTTGGTGCGTGGCACGCGCGTGAAGCTGAACGAGGCTTATGCAGTTGTTGGGATATTGCCAGAATCGGAAGCTGGCCCGATCGTAAAGGTTGGCGAGGTCTTGGACGAAAACCGCATCCGATTGGGCTCAGACACGCCCCAAGCCAGCGGAGGACGAATCGTCCTGCGTGGAGCGAACCTGAAGGACGCGAAGATTGAGGTTGGAGATGAGCTTCGGCTGGAGGCTACGGGAAGGGTTGCGATCGAGCACATGCCCAAGCAAGAAGTTCGAGATTACTTCTTTGAGGAAGTGCCGGAGATGCCTTGGGAGAAGGTGGGCGGGCAGCAGCACGCCATCAGCTTGATCCGCGAGACTATCGAACACCCGCTGCTCCACCCCGAGATTTACGAAAAGTACGACAAGAAGCCGATCAAGGGCATCTTGCTGTTTGGCCCTCCGGGCTGCGGCAAGACGCTGATCGGCAAAGCCACCGCTTACAACCTCACGAAGGAATACGCCGCGCGTGTGGGCCATGAAGTGAAGGAATACTTCATGTACATCAGCGGCCCTAAGATTTTGAACATGTGGCTGGGCGAGACGGAGCGCATGGTGCGGGAGATCTTCACAACAGCCCGTGAGAAGGCCAAAGAGGGGCGTTTGGTGTTCATCTTTATGGATGAGGCCGAATCGGTCCTGCGAACGCGCTCCAGTGGACGCTGGCTAAATATCAGCAACACCGTCGTGCCCCAGTTCTGCGCGGAGTTGGATGGTCTGGTGTCTTTGGACAACGTTGTGTTGATGCTGACCTCGAACCGCCCGGACTACATCGACCCGGCGGTTCTAAGGCCCGAGCGGATCGATCGGAAGGTGAAGATCGGTCGTCCTGATAAAGACGCCACCCGACAGATTCTTTCGATCTATCTCAAGCCCGGACTTCCGCTTGATCCCGAGCTCATGAAGCGATATCAAGGCGAGGAGGATTGTGCTCGCGCTGAGCTGATCGAGAAGACCACTGAATTCATCTGGCGCAAAACTAAGGAAACGGAGTTCTTGAAGGTGAGCCTGCGAAACGCGAGTACGGAGACGCTGTATTGGCGCGACTTGGTGAGCGGGGCGTTGCTAAAGTCGGTCGTGGATCGGGCGAAGGAATATGCCATCCGCCGAGCCGTTGCTGATCCGGATAAGCCGAACGGGATTACTCTGGAGGATTTGGAGACATCGGTCGCGGCGGAGTATAAGGAGAACGAAATCTTCCCGAAGGGTGACACTCAGGAAGACTGGCTGAAGCTGCTGGATTATGAGTCGGAGAATGTGGCGGCGGTGAAACCGGTCGGGCGCAGTCGGGGTGAAGAGTTTCACCGGAAGAGCATGAACTAGGGTTGCTCCTGGCACCAGTTAGCCGGTCAGGCTGAGAACTTATAGCTTTCTTAACACGAGAGGATTAGAATCTCACCATGACTGGGGTTTTTCGTATTTGCGTGCGGCTTGCTTTTGTGAGCCTTGTTCTCTGCTTAGCTACCGCCCACGCCCTTGCCTGGGACCACAACGGACACCGACTTTCTGTCCTTATCGCGCTGGAGTTCCGGCCTGACCTCAAGCCCCGCTTGGAGAAGCTGATCGTCCATCTTCCGAACAGTCGGCAGTGGCGAGAGTTAAAGGCGGGCGGGTTTTCGCAGAATTCGCGCATGGAGGAGAAGGGCGATCCGGACAAGTGGATTGCCGATCTCATGACCGATCTGCCCAAGATCGCCACGTTTGCCGACTGGATTCGGGACTACGCCGTAGCCTCGAAGCATTCTGCGCACCACTACATCAACCTTTCGTACGAAACGAATGGCCGCAACGAATTCTTGCGCGAGCCGAACGCCGTTACCATGACCGATTCGTACGTGAAGTATTTTCCCAAGGAGGCACCCGAGCAGGCTTGGGCTGTCGCATGGCTGACGCATCTGATCGGCGATCTGCACCAGCCGCTGCACTGCATCGCCCGAAAGCTTCCCGACGGGCAGAGCGACCGGGGCGGCAACGGCGTAAAGCACGGCAACTCTAACCTGCATGCCTACTGGGACAACCTTTTTGACGACAAGGCGCGAAGTCTGGGCCTGCCCGCATATGCCAAGCAGCTCTACGCTGAAGGCTATTCAAAGCTGGATGCCGAGGACAAGGCGGCTTTTGACAAGAAGCGAGCCAACCAGAATCCGATGTCCTGGGCGATGGAAGGGCAGGAGGCTATTCGGGCGGTCGGCTATCCTGCCGACAACCTGGTTAGCGACTACGACAAGGCCGCGCTCAGAGTGGCGGAGACACGGATTCTGCTCGCTTCCGCTCGGATGGCCGATGTTTTGGATAAGTTGATTCCGAAGTAGCTATCAGCTATCGGCTATCGGCAATCACGTTGGGGATCGCCGATAGCTGATTGCCGATAGCCGATAGCCGATAGCCGATAGCCGATAGCCGATAGCCGATAGCCTACTTGCTGTGATCGAACAGTGTGCCGGGCTTCATCGCTTTGCCGTACATCCACCCGGCTCGCAGGGTTTTCTGTTCTTCGGTGGCGTTCGGCAATTCGACGACTCGCTTTACCGTTCGCTTGCGGATTTGGACCGTTGACTTCACGGTGTCGGTGCCGCTTTCTCGCTTGATCGTGAGCGTCAGGACTTCACCCTCGGCGACGCTCTCGATGAGCGCGTTCATCGCCAGAACGCCCGACCGGGTGGTGTCGCCGCAGGCGGGCTTGCCGTTGATCGCCACGATGAGATCGCCGACCTTGAGCGCATCGCGGACGTCGGCGCGGGGGTTGCTCACCCGGATCGCCTTTTCCCCGGGCATGGGCGCCCAGTTGAACCCGAGGTCCTTGGTCTCCTCCTCCACATCCTTCATCTCCAGGCCCATACGAGCCAGCTGCTCGGGCACGGGCATATCCCCGGCGTCCATGACGATCTTGTCGTAGTAGGCGCCCATCTCGGGACCGCCGAAACGGATGCACTGCCGCCGAATCTCATCTTCGGGGAATCCCGCCTGATCGTCTTTGCACATCTCCCAGAGAGCCTTCATCACATCGTCGAGCGAGCGCTTTCCGCCTGTGAGTCGCCGAATCTCGACGTCGAGGCAGAAGCCCGCCACCCAGCCGTAGTTGTAGTAGCTGATGCGATAGCCGTTGCTGTTGCCGCGTCCGTTGTTCGTTTCACCGACGCGCATGCTTGCTTCGTGCGGGCTGACCTCCAAATGGGCGGCGTTGTTCTGCACGGCGTTGTGGTTGTTGACGAGGACGCGGTAAAGCTCCTGATCGTCAAAGAGGTTGTAGCGCGTGGGCAGGAGGTGCGCGTAGTAGTCGGTCACCCCCTCCAGCCACCACAGCGCGCCCGTTTTGGGGAGCTGAGTGTAGTCGAACGGGCCGAGCACGGCGGAGCGGATGCGCTTGACGTTCCACAGGTGGAAGTATTCGTGCGAATAGACGCCGATGGTGCCCACTCCCATGCCTGCGGCCATGCTGATCGAGGTGCTGTTCAGGTGTTCCAAGCCGCCTGCGCCGTCTGTCCGGTCGTTGACGTTGAAGTGCCAGACGTAGTGCTTGAACGGCAGGCCGCTGAAGAAGTCGGCTTGGAAGTCGGAGATGTACTTGCAGATGCGGATGAGATAATCGCGGTCGACGAACTCCTTCGCGGCCCCTCGCAAGGCGATCGAGTGCGTCCTTCCCCGCGAAGCATAGGTGTCGATGATGAGGTCACCCATGGAGACGGGGCAGTCGGCAAAGACGTCGTAGGTGGGGGCCGAGTAGGTGTGCTCTGAGCCACGCACGGGGTCGAGGCCGGTTGCAATCTTCCAGTCTTTCGGGAGCTTGACGGCTAGGCGACAGTCCTCCTCCTTGCGTCCGACGACATACACGTAAGTTGCCGGGCCGGGGTACTCCAATGCTCCGGCAACGAAGGCGCGGGGGACCGTGTAGGCGAATGTCACCTTCGTTCCGGGCTTGGCGATCATGCTCCAGGTGTAGGCGTTTGGCTGGCGCATTTCGATGGTCTGACCGGCTCCGTCTTTGGCGGTGACTTCTTTCATCGTCCGTGACATCTCTTGCAGGCGGTAGCTTCCCGGGGCCCAGTTGGGGGCTTGGATGTCGGTGAAGGTAGTGTCGGCGGTGAAGCTGACGGCGACGCGAAGCTCTCCGGCGTCAGGCATGGGTTCGACGGTGTAGTCAATCGTTGCAAAGCTTTGGAGTGCGGCAAGTGCAAGACTGGAGATGAGGATAAAGCGGGAAAGAGGTTGACCGCGCATGATCGTATTATAGCGGGGTTGGTGGGAGCTGGGAGTTGGGAGCTATGCCTTTGTAGCCTCAATCCTTGGGGGAGGATTGAGGCATTGTGTCGGCATCCCATCTCGCTATACTGGGACAAGAGATGACACACGAGCAAGCGGACGAAATCGTCGACGGCTTATCTTCGGC
It encodes the following:
- a CDS encoding S1/P1 nuclease, whose product is MTGVFRICVRLAFVSLVLCLATAHALAWDHNGHRLSVLIALEFRPDLKPRLEKLIVHLPNSRQWRELKAGGFSQNSRMEEKGDPDKWIADLMTDLPKIATFADWIRDYAVASKHSAHHYINLSYETNGRNEFLREPNAVTMTDSYVKYFPKEAPEQAWAVAWLTHLIGDLHQPLHCIARKLPDGQSDRGGNGVKHGNSNLHAYWDNLFDDKARSLGLPAYAKQLYAEGYSKLDAEDKAAFDKKRANQNPMSWAMEGQEAIRAVGYPADNLVSDYDKAALRVAETRILLASARMADVLDKLIPK
- a CDS encoding M61 family metallopeptidase, which gives rise to MRGQPLSRFILISSLALAALQSFATIDYTVEPMPDAGELRVAVSFTADTTFTDIQAPNWAPGSYRLQEMSRTMKEVTAKDGAGQTIEMRQPNAYTWSMIAKPGTKVTFAYTVPRAFVAGALEYPGPATYVYVVGRKEEDCRLAVKLPKDWKIATGLDPVRGSEHTYSAPTYDVFADCPVSMGDLIIDTYASRGRTHSIALRGAAKEFVDRDYLIRICKYISDFQADFFSGLPFKHYVWHFNVNDRTDGAGGLEHLNSTSISMAAGMGVGTIGVYSHEYFHLWNVKRIRSAVLGPFDYTQLPKTGALWWLEGVTDYYAHLLPTRYNLFDDQELYRVLVNNHNAVQNNAAHLEVSPHEASMRVGETNNGRGNSNGYRISYYNYGWVAGFCLDVEIRRLTGGKRSLDDVMKALWEMCKDDQAGFPEDEIRRQCIRFGGPEMGAYYDKIVMDAGDMPVPEQLARMGLEMKDVEEETKDLGFNWAPMPGEKAIRVSNPRADVRDALKVGDLIVAINGKPACGDTTRSGVLAMNALIESVAEGEVLTLTIKRESGTDTVKSTVQIRKRTVKRVVELPNATEEQKTLRAGWMYGKAMKPGTLFDHSK
- a CDS encoding AAA family ATPase — protein: MSDTVSRAYEILARIREAAPPDPKLQNYIAALEQQLAKDDAGREELEKLVAEYEEAYQKLTAPANRTGVFLNWLDDNHEQAMIALGDTDYVVLVDPKVDSERLVRGTRVKLNEAYAVVGILPESEAGPIVKVGEVLDENRIRLGSDTPQASGGRIVLRGANLKDAKIEVGDELRLEATGRVAIEHMPKQEVRDYFFEEVPEMPWEKVGGQQHAISLIRETIEHPLLHPEIYEKYDKKPIKGILLFGPPGCGKTLIGKATAYNLTKEYAARVGHEVKEYFMYISGPKILNMWLGETERMVREIFTTAREKAKEGRLVFIFMDEAESVLRTRSSGRWLNISNTVVPQFCAELDGLVSLDNVVLMLTSNRPDYIDPAVLRPERIDRKVKIGRPDKDATRQILSIYLKPGLPLDPELMKRYQGEEDCARAELIEKTTEFIWRKTKETEFLKVSLRNASTETLYWRDLVSGALLKSVVDRAKEYAIRRAVADPDKPNGITLEDLETSVAAEYKENEIFPKGDTQEDWLKLLDYESENVAAVKPVGRSRGEEFHRKSMN